A stretch of Bacteroidales bacterium DNA encodes these proteins:
- a CDS encoding NAD-dependent epimerase/dehydratase family protein: MEKILVIGSLGQIGSELTNELCEIYGAENVIASDIKNKPSGKLLDTSYFEFVDATDKNLLADVCKKHNINMIVNLAAILSATGEQKPMFAWNVNMNSLLNVFEIAREYKMKQIFVPSSIAVFGPSTPVDNTPQETILRPTTMYGVTKVAGELLADYYVAKYGLDIRGLRYPGIISNETLPGGGTTDYAVAIYYEAIKNKKYTCFVKEDTRLPMMYMPDCLKATTDLMQADFSKLKHHSDFNVGAMSFSAGELAASIKKYIPDFQIKYEPDYRQEIADSWPNSIDDSDARSEWGWKPSYDLDAMTKDMLKVIGEKHKKGLI; encoded by the coding sequence ATGGAAAAGATACTTGTTATTGGCTCTTTGGGACAAATAGGTTCTGAGTTAACAAATGAACTTTGCGAAATTTATGGTGCAGAAAACGTTATTGCAAGTGATATAAAAAACAAACCTTCGGGAAAGCTTTTAGATACAAGCTATTTTGAATTTGTTGATGCTACCGACAAAAATTTGCTGGCAGATGTTTGTAAAAAGCATAATATAAATATGATTGTAAATTTAGCTGCAATATTGTCGGCTACAGGTGAGCAAAAGCCAATGTTTGCATGGAATGTAAACATGAACAGTTTGCTCAATGTTTTTGAAATTGCACGTGAATATAAAATGAAACAGATTTTTGTGCCAAGTTCAATTGCTGTTTTTGGTCCGAGTACACCCGTTGATAATACTCCGCAGGAAACAATTCTTAGACCTACAACAATGTATGGTGTTACAAAAGTTGCAGGTGAATTGCTTGCAGATTATTACGTTGCCAAATATGGGCTTGACATAAGGGGATTAAGATATCCTGGAATTATAAGCAACGAAACTCTTCCCGGTGGCGGCACAACCGATTACGCAGTTGCCATTTATTACGAAGCAATAAAAAATAAAAAATATACATGCTTTGTAAAAGAAGATACACGGCTCCCAATGATGTATATGCCCGATTGTCTGAAAGCAACAACAGATTTGATGCAAGCTGACTTCTCAAAACTCAAACATCACAGCGATTTTAATGTTGGAGCAATGAGCTTTTCGGCAGGCGAATTAGCAGCTTCAATAAAAAAATATATTCCCGATTTTCAGATTAAATATGAACCAGATTATCGTCAGGAAATTGCCGATTCATGGCCCAACTCAATTGACGACAGCGATGCACGCAGCGAATGGGGCTGGAAACCAAGCTACGACCTCGATGCAATGACAAAAGATATGTTAAAAGTTATCGGCGAAAAACATAAGAAAGGATTGATTTAA
- a CDS encoding efflux RND transporter periplasmic adaptor subunit: MKNKLFVGIFVIALIACNNNSQKEKEQTLKKSKEVSISEIKTREFSHYIEVQGKVDGEDNVGVFAKTIGVVTNIFVNAGDEVKKGQILAQIDDQFVKQSIKEIQTQIDFTTDLYNKQKNLWEQKIGSEVQYLSAKTNKEAMENRKASALEQLDMFKIISPIDGTIEDIPIKVGQSVAPGLPIFRVINFSKIKVVADVAEVFTAKIKKGNDVLIYFPDLNQEMPAQLTFSSKYINPTNRTFAIEIRLQPSEIEYRANMIAIIKIKDYTSANAFALPVNIVQSDAKDKYVFVAENVNGKNIAKKQLVKTGQSYNGIIEITNGLKPGDKVITTGYQDLDDGQEIKY; encoded by the coding sequence ATGAAAAATAAATTATTTGTTGGAATATTTGTTATTGCTCTTATAGCATGCAATAACAACAGTCAAAAAGAAAAAGAACAGACACTGAAAAAAAGCAAAGAAGTTTCCATAAGCGAAATAAAAACCCGGGAATTTTCTCACTATATTGAGGTTCAGGGAAAAGTTGACGGCGAGGATAATGTTGGCGTCTTCGCAAAAACTATTGGAGTTGTTACAAATATATTTGTAAACGCCGGTGACGAAGTTAAAAAAGGTCAGATTCTCGCACAAATAGATGACCAATTTGTAAAGCAATCAATAAAGGAAATTCAAACTCAAATTGATTTTACAACTGATTTGTATAACAAGCAAAAAAATCTCTGGGAACAGAAAATTGGCTCGGAAGTACAATATTTATCAGCTAAAACAAATAAGGAAGCAATGGAAAATCGCAAAGCAAGTGCGCTCGAGCAGTTGGATATGTTTAAAATTATTTCGCCTATTGACGGCACAATTGAAGATATTCCTATTAAAGTCGGGCAATCTGTTGCACCCGGCTTACCTATTTTCAGAGTAATTAATTTTTCTAAAATAAAAGTGGTTGCTGATGTTGCTGAAGTGTTTACTGCTAAAATAAAAAAAGGAAATGATGTTTTAATTTATTTCCCCGATTTGAATCAGGAAATGCCTGCACAACTTACTTTTTCGAGTAAATATATAAACCCAACCAACAGAACATTTGCAATTGAAATACGTCTTCAGCCCAGCGAAATCGAATACAGAGCGAATATGATTGCAATTATAAAAATTAAAGATTACACATCTGCAAATGCTTTTGCATTGCCCGTAAATATTGTGCAATCAGATGCAAAGGATAAATATGTTTTTGTTGCTGAAAATGTAAACGGAAAAAATATTGCAAAAAAACAACTTGTAAAAACAGGACAATCTTATAATGGTATTATTGAAATTACTAATGGCTTGAAGCCGGGAGATAAGGTTATTACAACAGGTTATCAGGATTTGGATGATGGGCAGGAAATTAAATATTAA
- a CDS encoding TolC family protein, whose protein sequence is MRRNFNIITLIFVGLIINLNSYSQQNKKDSVFSFTLKQAQDYALQNNPIIKNANLDIESAKKKIWETTAIGLPQINSKLAYSYMLTIPSKVEEFSSLTTLGSWMYGVDQAMKNITGDNAHFGYVTAPDPNQKTPSSNDLKWGLTYDITVSEIIFNGGYIVGLQTAKIYRQLSELGVTKSQNDIVESVTNAYYLVLIAQENKNIIDSTYSNTEKIFNNIKAMNAQGLVEETDVDQMQLTLSTLKNTAEMLTRQLEVVRNLLKFQLGIELNQNVTLTDKLDALIGAGDLSLASKEFNVENFADYKLMDVQAKLAGLNLKLQKTSFLPDIAAFYNHQENFNKNSFSFTPPDIIGLNVNIPIFGSGMKLARINQAKLALEKAINSKQQVSLGLQTSFAEAKSSYLNALSKFQTNKQNITLAEKIYKKNLIKYKEGVAGSLDLTQSQNQYLQAQSSYYSAIIELTTAKSKLEKMLK, encoded by the coding sequence ATGAGGAGAAATTTTAATATAATAACATTAATTTTTGTTGGTTTAATAATAAATTTAAATTCTTATTCTCAGCAAAATAAAAAGGATTCGGTTTTTTCATTCACACTTAAACAAGCACAGGACTACGCTTTGCAAAATAATCCTATTATAAAAAATGCAAATCTTGATATAGAAAGTGCAAAAAAGAAAATTTGGGAAACCACAGCAATCGGCTTGCCTCAGATAAATTCAAAATTAGCTTATTCATATATGTTAACTATTCCGAGTAAAGTAGAAGAGTTTTCAAGCTTAACTACGTTGGGAAGTTGGATGTATGGGGTTGACCAGGCAATGAAAAATATCACAGGCGATAACGCACATTTCGGATATGTTACTGCACCCGACCCAAATCAGAAAACTCCTTCCAGTAATGATTTGAAATGGGGATTAACTTATGATATAACAGTTTCGGAAATTATATTTAACGGTGGGTACATTGTGGGATTGCAAACAGCAAAAATATACCGTCAGCTTTCGGAACTCGGAGTTACAAAATCGCAGAACGACATTGTTGAAAGCGTTACTAATGCTTATTATCTTGTTTTAATTGCTCAGGAAAATAAAAATATTATTGATTCTACTTATTCAAATACCGAAAAAATATTTAATAATATTAAAGCAATGAATGCTCAGGGCTTGGTCGAGGAAACCGATGTTGACCAAATGCAACTCACATTAAGCACACTGAAAAATACAGCCGAGATGTTAACCCGCCAGCTCGAAGTTGTGAGAAATCTTTTGAAATTTCAATTGGGAATTGAACTTAACCAAAATGTTACATTAACTGATAAGCTTGATGCTTTAATCGGAGCAGGAGATTTAAGCTTAGCATCAAAAGAATTCAATGTGGAAAATTTTGCCGATTACAAACTTATGGACGTTCAGGCAAAACTTGCAGGACTCAATTTAAAACTTCAGAAAACATCGTTCTTGCCTGATATTGCTGCTTTTTATAATCATCAGGAAAACTTTAACAAAAATTCATTTTCATTTACTCCTCCCGATATTATTGGCTTAAATGTGAATATTCCGATTTTCGGAAGTGGCATGAAACTGGCAAGAATAAATCAGGCAAAACTCGCATTGGAAAAAGCAATTAACTCGAAACAACAGGTTTCTCTCGGATTACAAACTTCCTTTGCAGAAGCTAAATCTTCATATCTTAATGCATTAAGTAAATTTCAAACAAATAAACAGAATATAACATTAGCTGAGAAAATATATAAAAAAAATTTAATAAAATATAAAGAAGGAGTGGCAGGCAGCTTGGATTTAACGCAATCGCAAAATCAATACCTTCAGGCACAATCGAGTTATTATAGTGCAATTATAGAACTCACAACAGCTAAATCGAAACTTGAAAAAATGTTGAAATAA
- a CDS encoding T9SS type A sorting domain-containing protein — protein MRTIKNLLLFLFIIFTVNINKSYGQNIITVGNDKISQRNMPCNGFFDYNWSALMYRQNEINSEGYISKIYFEVDNSADIVLQNQKIYIALTSETAFENGNKPDVSKMLLVYSGDILFSKSGWQEIILNTPFYYDNKKNIVIYYENFSGKWSEGYAWFNSTNTANNNLTLYSGADFAFPTGIGTLSNLRPNVKFEFSKNAVANNKFECYPNPATSDIHINYDGNSNAELLISNIYGQVLIQKPISAQAQELIDLKEFSKGIYNVCIQNDEGIEIRKIILE, from the coding sequence ATGAGAACAATAAAAAATCTGTTATTATTTTTATTTATTATTTTCACTGTCAACATAAATAAATCTTACGGTCAGAATATCATAACAGTTGGAAACGATAAAATTTCACAGAGAAATATGCCATGCAACGGATTTTTTGATTATAACTGGTCGGCTTTGATGTACAGACAAAACGAAATAAATTCCGAAGGTTATATCTCGAAAATTTATTTTGAAGTCGATAATTCAGCAGATATAGTTTTGCAAAATCAGAAAATATATATTGCATTAACATCAGAAACGGCATTTGAAAATGGTAATAAACCTGATGTTTCAAAAATGCTTCTTGTTTACTCTGGTGATATTTTATTCAGCAAATCGGGATGGCAGGAAATTATTTTGAATACTCCATTTTATTATGATAATAAAAAAAACATAGTAATATATTATGAAAATTTTTCCGGGAAATGGAGTGAGGGCTATGCATGGTTCAATTCTACAAATACAGCAAATAACAATCTCACCTTATACAGCGGAGCTGATTTTGCTTTTCCCACAGGAATTGGCACTTTATCAAACCTCAGACCTAATGTGAAATTTGAATTCAGCAAAAATGCCGTTGCTAATAATAAATTTGAATGTTATCCAAATCCTGCAACTTCAGATATTCATATAAATTATGATGGAAATAGTAATGCCGAATTGCTCATAAGTAATATTTACGGACAGGTTTTAATACAAAAACCTATATCTGCACAAGCACAGGAATTAATCGATTTAAAAGAATTTTCAAAAGGTATTTATAATGTTTGTATTCAAAACGATGAGGGAATTGAAATTAGGAAAATAATTCTGGAATAG
- a CDS encoding efflux RND transporter permease subunit: MKGIKEFKPTSWSIDNKTSIYVLVFIIFIFGIINYMTIPKEQIPDIVIPTILVNTVYPGTGPSDMENLITRPLEKSIKSINGVKKITSNSIQDFSMIAVEFNENVKVDDAKQKVKDAVDKTKKDLPSDLSKYGDPQVMDIDLSEIPIMNINLSGDIDLNKLKKYADDAKDKIESFKEITRVDIIGALDREIQINVDMYKMQAASVSFNDIDRAISSENVIISGGNINMSGMSRSIRVVGEFKNIEEIKNIYFHSSSGAVVALKDIAEIKDSFKDQESYARLNGKNVVTLNVIKKSGQNLLDASDKIKNALKELKETKYPEKLKISITNDQSKFTRTTLEDLNNTIIIGFILVVIVLMFFMGLTNAIFVGLSIPLSMALCYLVLPSMGYTMNMLVMFSFIFALGIVVDDAIVVIENTHRIFKQNKGKLNIIQSAKLAAGEVFGPILSGTLTTLAPFFPLIFWPGTVGKFMHFIPVVLILTLFASLIVAYIFNPVFAVSFMKHDDENEISGNKKKIVMTSLIIAGIGGLAHLAGFRGTGNFAFFISIFFIFHNIWGYKILLKFQHKFIPAIMNKYENLLRWCIFKRRPYYILGSAIALLIITLLMSSSLKVVFFPGGEPKYVYTFIKLPVGTDVTVTDSITGVVENKIKHALGENYPDGKNPIVESIISNVSLGAGENMFDRSSTSNKGKVTVEFVDSKFRHGESTNKYLEKMREAVKGIPGAEITVDASKMGPPSAGKPINIEISGDNIYDIVATSTDLKKYIESLKIPGIEQLKSDFDLTKPEVIIDIDRERANREGISTGQIGMEIRTAVLGKELSKYREDEDQYPIQLRYNKYVRENIDKILNLKIVYRDMNSGLLRQIPLSAVAKVNYENSFGGIKRKNLKKVITLGSNVLTGYNANEINQGITKALPAFKKKEGVEINLTGEQEDQKETMIFLLKAMLLSLCMIFFILITQFNSISKPLIILSEVIFSVIGVLVGYTIFRMEFAIAMTGMGLVALAGIVVRNGILLVEFTDVLKSRGVKTREAIVQAGKIRFTPVFLTATATILGLIPMAIGFNINFETLFTHFNPQIWIGGDSVRFFGPLSWAVVFGLSFATFLTLILIPVMYYIMYAGKVDAKRRRENRLAKRAVHSDVLI, translated from the coding sequence ATGAAAGGAATAAAAGAATTCAAACCGACAAGTTGGTCAATTGACAATAAAACCAGTATTTATGTTTTGGTATTTATAATTTTTATTTTCGGAATAATAAATTACATGACTATTCCGAAAGAACAAATTCCGGATATTGTTATTCCTACAATACTTGTCAACACTGTGTATCCGGGAACCGGTCCTTCCGATATGGAAAACCTTATTACGCGTCCGTTGGAAAAAAGCATTAAATCCATTAACGGAGTTAAAAAAATCACAAGCAACTCAATTCAGGATTTTTCGATGATTGCCGTTGAATTCAATGAAAATGTCAAAGTTGATGATGCAAAACAAAAAGTAAAAGATGCTGTTGACAAAACAAAAAAAGACCTTCCGAGCGATTTGAGTAAATACGGCGACCCGCAGGTTATGGATATTGACTTATCAGAAATTCCCATAATGAATATAAACCTTTCGGGAGATATTGATTTAAACAAGTTGAAGAAATATGCCGATGATGCAAAAGACAAAATCGAATCTTTCAAGGAAATAACAAGAGTTGACATAATCGGAGCTTTGGACAGGGAAATTCAGATTAATGTTGACATGTATAAAATGCAGGCGGCAAGTGTTTCGTTTAACGATATTGACAGAGCTATTTCTTCGGAAAATGTTATTATTTCGGGCGGTAACATAAACATGAGCGGAATGAGCCGTTCGATAAGGGTTGTCGGTGAATTTAAAAATATCGAAGAAATAAAGAATATTTATTTTCATTCGTCAAGCGGTGCTGTTGTCGCATTAAAAGATATTGCAGAAATAAAAGATAGTTTTAAAGACCAGGAAAGCTATGCACGGTTAAACGGAAAAAATGTTGTTACACTGAATGTAATAAAGAAAAGCGGGCAAAACCTGCTTGATGCATCGGATAAAATTAAAAATGCTTTAAAAGAACTTAAAGAAACAAAATATCCCGAAAAGCTTAAAATTTCAATAACAAACGACCAGTCGAAATTTACGAGAACCACACTCGAAGATTTGAACAATACAATTATTATAGGTTTTATTCTGGTTGTTATTGTTCTTATGTTTTTTATGGGTTTGACTAATGCCATTTTCGTAGGATTGTCAATTCCTTTGTCAATGGCTCTTTGTTATCTTGTTTTGCCAAGCATGGGCTATACAATGAATATGCTTGTTATGTTTTCATTCATATTTGCACTTGGAATTGTTGTTGACGATGCAATAGTTGTTATTGAAAACACACACAGGATTTTCAAACAAAATAAAGGCAAACTTAATATTATTCAATCAGCAAAATTAGCTGCCGGCGAGGTGTTCGGACCTATTTTATCGGGAACATTAACAACACTTGCTCCATTTTTTCCGTTAATCTTTTGGCCCGGAACAGTTGGAAAATTCATGCATTTTATTCCTGTAGTTTTAATTTTAACTCTTTTTGCATCTTTAATTGTTGCATACATATTTAATCCAGTGTTTGCAGTATCTTTTATGAAACACGATGATGAAAATGAAATATCGGGAAATAAAAAGAAAATAGTAATGACAAGTTTGATTATTGCAGGTATCGGCGGGTTAGCTCACCTTGCAGGATTCAGAGGAACAGGAAATTTTGCTTTTTTTATTTCCATATTTTTTATTTTTCACAACATTTGGGGGTATAAAATTTTATTGAAATTTCAGCATAAATTTATTCCTGCAATAATGAACAAATACGAAAATCTATTGCGATGGTGCATTTTTAAAAGACGTCCTTATTATATTTTAGGAAGTGCAATAGCATTATTAATTATCACATTATTAATGTCAAGCAGTTTGAAAGTCGTTTTCTTTCCAGGTGGTGAACCAAAGTATGTTTATACATTTATAAAATTACCGGTTGGAACTGATGTTACCGTTACCGATTCAATCACAGGAGTTGTTGAAAATAAAATAAAACATGCTTTGGGTGAAAATTATCCTGATGGAAAAAATCCAATTGTTGAATCAATAATTTCAAATGTTTCGCTTGGCGCTGGCGAAAACATGTTCGACAGGTCGTCAACTTCAAATAAAGGAAAAGTTACAGTCGAATTTGTTGATTCCAAATTCAGACATGGTGAGTCAACAAACAAATATCTGGAAAAAATGAGAGAAGCAGTTAAGGGAATTCCCGGAGCTGAAATTACGGTTGATGCAAGCAAAATGGGTCCTCCTTCTGCAGGCAAACCCATAAACATAGAAATTAGCGGTGACAATATTTACGATATTGTTGCAACATCAACTGACTTAAAAAAATATATAGAGTCATTAAAAATACCGGGAATTGAGCAATTAAAATCCGATTTTGATTTGACAAAACCCGAAGTTATAATTGATATTGACCGTGAACGTGCAAACCGCGAAGGCATATCAACAGGGCAAATTGGCATGGAAATAAGAACTGCTGTTCTTGGAAAAGAACTTTCAAAATACCGCGAAGACGAAGACCAATACCCAATACAACTGCGTTATAATAAATATGTAAGAGAAAATATAGATAAAATTTTAAATCTGAAAATTGTTTATCGTGATATGAATTCGGGATTACTGCGACAAATACCTCTTTCGGCAGTTGCAAAAGTAAATTATGAAAATAGTTTCGGCGGAATTAAAAGAAAAAATCTTAAAAAAGTAATTACTCTTGGTTCAAATGTTTTAACCGGATATAACGCTAATGAAATAAATCAGGGAATTACAAAAGCTTTACCTGCTTTTAAGAAAAAAGAGGGAGTTGAAATTAACCTCACCGGCGAACAAGAAGACCAGAAAGAAACAATGATTTTTCTTCTTAAAGCCATGTTGCTTTCACTTTGCATGATATTTTTTATTTTAATAACTCAATTTAATTCCATAAGCAAACCTTTGATTATTTTATCCGAAGTAATATTTAGCGTTATCGGAGTATTGGTCGGTTATACAATTTTCAGAATGGAATTTGCTATTGCAATGACAGGCATGGGATTAGTTGCGCTGGCTGGAATAGTTGTCCGTAACGGTATTCTTCTTGTTGAATTCACAGATGTTTTAAAATCACGCGGTGTTAAAACCCGTGAAGCAATTGTGCAGGCAGGGAAAATCCGTTTTACTCCTGTTTTTCTGACTGCCACGGCAACAATACTTGGCTTGATACCGATGGCTATCGGATTCAATATTAATTTTGAAACTTTATTTACTCATTTTAACCCGCAAATCTGGATAGGTGGCGACAGTGTTCGTTTCTTCGGTCCGCTTTCATGGGCTGTAGTTTTTGGCTTGAGCTTCGCTACCTTTCTTACTTTGATTCTTATTCCTGTTATGTATTACATTATGTATGCCGGAAAAGTTGATGCTAAAAGAAGAAGAGAAAACAGACTTGCTAAAAGAGCAGTTCATAGTGATGTTTTGATATAA
- a CDS encoding TetR/AcrR family transcriptional regulator: protein MKEKRNNILEEVSHLYIKYGIKSVTMDDVSRELGISKKTLYNFFSDKNDLVKNVISYQINKQTNKSFEIIKQKHNSIDVLLEASKHIIKFMETFNPSIRHDLQKYYPDVLKILKEHRRKHIFENIRANIIQGIKEGLYRKNLNPDIISSIYVSRLEILFNYEYFPSDKFEFSTIFDEMFKYHIRGIASKKGIEYYESKM, encoded by the coding sequence ATGAAAGAAAAAAGAAACAACATACTTGAAGAAGTATCACACTTGTACATTAAATACGGAATAAAAAGTGTTACAATGGACGATGTGTCCCGCGAATTAGGCATATCAAAAAAAACACTTTATAATTTTTTTTCCGATAAAAATGATTTGGTAAAGAATGTAATTTCATATCAAATAAACAAACAAACAAACAAATCATTTGAAATTATAAAACAAAAACATAATTCCATTGACGTATTGCTTGAGGCAAGCAAACATATAATAAAATTCATGGAAACTTTCAATCCGTCAATCAGGCATGATTTGCAGAAATATTATCCCGATGTATTGAAAATTTTAAAAGAACACAGAAGAAAACATATTTTTGAAAATATCAGGGCAAATATTATTCAGGGAATAAAAGAAGGGTTGTACAGAAAAAACTTGAATCCCGACATCATTTCTTCCATATATGTTTCGAGATTAGAAATATTGTTCAACTACGAATATTTTCCGAGCGATAAATTTGAATTTTCAACAATATTTGATGAAATGTTTAAATATCATATCAGAGGAATTGCAAGTAAAAAAGGAATTGAATACTATGAAAGCAAAATGTAG
- a CDS encoding M50 family metallopeptidase — translation MTTDNLQNNQYFFCGLIILSFIITRIPFVGKFFRVANTLIHESGHAFMALLTNGSIESVELFSNTEGAAVTKSKNKFGQFFVSIAGYPLSSASAFGLFYLIKEQQYNALLFCLASVTLINIVVWIRNWYGTLWLLTFAVILVAVYFTKNLFVTHCFSVILSGIILTDSFYSTLELLYLSIHKSKNAGDATNLKKQTHIPAFFWALFFVAQSVFFIYETIMLE, via the coding sequence ATGACTACTGACAATCTCCAGAACAATCAATATTTTTTTTGCGGATTAATTATTCTGTCCTTTATCATAACGCGAATTCCTTTTGTCGGCAAATTTTTCAGAGTTGCCAACACATTAATTCACGAAAGCGGACATGCTTTTATGGCTTTGCTCACAAACGGTTCAATTGAATCGGTTGAATTATTCAGTAATACCGAAGGAGCTGCTGTTACAAAATCAAAAAATAAATTTGGTCAGTTTTTTGTTTCTATTGCGGGATATCCCCTTTCATCAGCTTCGGCATTCGGTTTATTTTATCTGATAAAAGAACAGCAATATAATGCATTGTTGTTTTGTCTTGCTTCAGTAACTTTGATAAATATTGTTGTATGGATTAGAAACTGGTACGGAACTTTGTGGTTGCTGACTTTTGCTGTCATATTGGTTGCAGTTTATTTTACAAAAAATTTATTTGTTACACATTGTTTTTCGGTGATATTATCGGGAATAATTTTAACCGATTCATTTTATTCAACTCTTGAATTGTTATATTTAAGCATACATAAATCAAAAAATGCAGGTGATGCAACTAATTTGAAAAAGCAAACCCATATTCCTGCTTTTTTTTGGGCTTTGTTTTTTGTTGCACAATCGGTATTTTTTATTTATGAAACTATAATGTTGGAATAA
- a CDS encoding DNA-3-methyladenine glycosylase, producing the protein MLKLGKDFYLRDDVVEISKDLLGKYLLTEIDGKIITGGIITETEAYVGATDKASHAYNNRRTKRTEIMFYEGGVAYVYFCYGMHSLFNIVTNKKDIPHAILIRAIKSTDGIDLILKRRNKTKLDKKITLGPGTVCQALGISCKYTGESLLGNKIWLEDRGLKIDKKKIIASKRIGVDYAQEDALLEYNFKISV; encoded by the coding sequence ATGTTAAAGCTCGGAAAAGATTTTTATTTACGCGATGATGTTGTTGAAATTTCTAAAGATTTATTGGGTAAATATTTATTGACAGAAATTGATGGTAAGATAATAACCGGTGGAATAATTACCGAAACTGAAGCTTACGTGGGTGCAACCGATAAAGCTTCGCATGCATACAATAACCGCAGAACAAAGAGAACAGAAATAATGTTTTATGAAGGCGGAGTTGCTTATGTTTATTTCTGCTACGGGATGCACTCACTTTTTAATATTGTTACAAATAAAAAAGATATTCCTCATGCTATTTTAATAAGAGCAATAAAATCAACAGATGGAATAGATTTAATTTTAAAGAGAAGAAACAAAACAAAACTTGATAAAAAAATTACTCTTGGTCCCGGAACAGTTTGTCAGGCACTGGGAATAAGCTGCAAATACACAGGAGAAAGTTTACTTGGAAATAAAATATGGCTCGAAGATAGAGGACTTAAAATTGATAAAAAGAAGATAATAGCAAGCAAAAGAATAGGTGTTGATTATGCACAGGAAGATGCTTTGCTGGAATATAATTTCAAAATATCGGTTTGA